The proteins below are encoded in one region of Silene latifolia isolate original U9 population chromosome 2, ASM4854445v1, whole genome shotgun sequence:
- the LOC141643248 gene encoding DNA topoisomerase 2-like isoform X3, producing MSLSCFTVLEEFYHLRLKYYIKRKERYLEIYQAELVRLDNQVRFILGVVEGEIIVCMRKKAELVAELRERGFTPIRRVKPVEPVVGAIEDEVAEGSKELGYSAETATEESLSDYDYLLFMAISSIYIEKVKELCANKDKVLNQIEDLKKQSEKSLWWKDLDELEKALDDKDKREAEEAAQSVFLRHVFLQDKDKREAQQPAATKKRAPAREGQKPITDEMVDASPDKKVRKTRPLEVTKMRSSSLNSIQEESVSAESVEQLNK from the exons ATGAGCCTATCTTGT TTTACAGTTCTGGAGGAGTTCTATCATTTGAGGTTGAAATACTACATCAAAAGAAAG GAACGATACTTGGAGATCTATCAGGCTGAGCTAGTAAGACTGGATAACCAAGTCAGATTTATCCTTGGAGTTGTCGAAGGAGAAATCATTGTGTGCATGAGGAAGAAGGCTGAATTGGTGGCGGAGCTACGAGAAAGAGGTTTCACACCAATCCGCAGGGTCAAACCTGTTGAACCAGTTGTTGGTGCAATTGAAGATGAAGTTGCTGAAGGTTCCAAAGAATTGGGATATAGTGCCGAAACTGCAACTGAAGAATCTCTTAGTGACTATGATTATTTGCTCTTCATGGCGATCAGCAGCATCTATAttgagaaggtgaaggagctttGTGCCAACAAGGACAAAGTTCTCAATCAGATTGAAGATTTGAAAAAGCAATCTGAGAAATCTTTGTGGTGGAAAGATCTTGATGAGCTAGAGAAGGCACTAGAT GATAAAGACAAAAGGGAAGCAGAAGAGGCAGCTCAGTCCGTTTTTCTAAGGCATGTGTTTCTGCAGGATAAAGACAAAAGGGAAGCCCAGCAGCCCGCGGCAACAAAGAAGAGAGCCCCCGCCAGGGAGGGACAGAAGCCAATAACAGACGAGATGGTGGATGCATCTCCTGACAAGAAAGTAAGGAAGACGAGACCTTTGGAAGTCACCAAAATGAGATCGTCGTCATTGAACAGTATCCAAGAAGAGTCTGTGTCTGCAGAGAGCGTAGAACAACTGAACAAGTAA
- the LOC141643248 gene encoding DNA topoisomerase 2-like isoform X2 produces the protein MILLNRFTVLEEFYHLRLKYYIKRKERYLEIYQAELVRLDNQVRFILGVVEGEIIVCMRKKAELVAELRERGFTPIRRVKPVEPVVGAIEDEVAEGSKELGYSAETATEESLSDYDYLLFMAISSIYIEKVKELCANKDKVLNQIEDLKKQSEKSLWWKDLDELEKALDDKDKREAEEAAQSVFLRHVFLQDKDKREAQQPAATKKRAPAREGQKPITDEMVDASPDKKVRKTRPLEVTKMRSSSLNSIQEESVSAESVEQLNK, from the exons ATGATTCTCCTGAACAGA TTTACAGTTCTGGAGGAGTTCTATCATTTGAGGTTGAAATACTACATCAAAAGAAAG GAACGATACTTGGAGATCTATCAGGCTGAGCTAGTAAGACTGGATAACCAAGTCAGATTTATCCTTGGAGTTGTCGAAGGAGAAATCATTGTGTGCATGAGGAAGAAGGCTGAATTGGTGGCGGAGCTACGAGAAAGAGGTTTCACACCAATCCGCAGGGTCAAACCTGTTGAACCAGTTGTTGGTGCAATTGAAGATGAAGTTGCTGAAGGTTCCAAAGAATTGGGATATAGTGCCGAAACTGCAACTGAAGAATCTCTTAGTGACTATGATTATTTGCTCTTCATGGCGATCAGCAGCATCTATAttgagaaggtgaaggagctttGTGCCAACAAGGACAAAGTTCTCAATCAGATTGAAGATTTGAAAAAGCAATCTGAGAAATCTTTGTGGTGGAAAGATCTTGATGAGCTAGAGAAGGCACTAGAT GATAAAGACAAAAGGGAAGCAGAAGAGGCAGCTCAGTCCGTTTTTCTAAGGCATGTGTTTCTGCAGGATAAAGACAAAAGGGAAGCCCAGCAGCCCGCGGCAACAAAGAAGAGAGCCCCCGCCAGGGAGGGACAGAAGCCAATAACAGACGAGATGGTGGATGCATCTCCTGACAAGAAAGTAAGGAAGACGAGACCTTTGGAAGTCACCAAAATGAGATCGTCGTCATTGAACAGTATCCAAGAAGAGTCTGTGTCTGCAGAGAGCGTAGAACAACTGAACAAGTAA
- the LOC141643248 gene encoding DNA topoisomerase 2-like isoform X1 produces MPGHHPLHCHQCCPAYFLNDNKIVKYDSPEQILEEFYHLRLKYYIKRKERYLEIYQAELVRLDNQVRFILGVVEGEIIVCMRKKAELVAELRERGFTPIRRVKPVEPVVGAIEDEVAEGSKELGYSAETATEESLSDYDYLLFMAISSIYIEKVKELCANKDKVLNQIEDLKKQSEKSLWWKDLDELEKALDDKDKREAEEAAQSVFLRHVFLQDKDKREAQQPAATKKRAPAREGQKPITDEMVDASPDKKVRKTRPLEVTKMRSSSLNSIQEESVSAESVEQLNK; encoded by the exons ATGCCTGGGCACCATCCACTTCACTGTCATCAATGCTGCCCAGCTTACTTTCTCAATGATAACAAGATTGTTAAATATGATTCTCCTGAACAGA TTCTGGAGGAGTTCTATCATTTGAGGTTGAAATACTACATCAAAAGAAAG GAACGATACTTGGAGATCTATCAGGCTGAGCTAGTAAGACTGGATAACCAAGTCAGATTTATCCTTGGAGTTGTCGAAGGAGAAATCATTGTGTGCATGAGGAAGAAGGCTGAATTGGTGGCGGAGCTACGAGAAAGAGGTTTCACACCAATCCGCAGGGTCAAACCTGTTGAACCAGTTGTTGGTGCAATTGAAGATGAAGTTGCTGAAGGTTCCAAAGAATTGGGATATAGTGCCGAAACTGCAACTGAAGAATCTCTTAGTGACTATGATTATTTGCTCTTCATGGCGATCAGCAGCATCTATAttgagaaggtgaaggagctttGTGCCAACAAGGACAAAGTTCTCAATCAGATTGAAGATTTGAAAAAGCAATCTGAGAAATCTTTGTGGTGGAAAGATCTTGATGAGCTAGAGAAGGCACTAGAT GATAAAGACAAAAGGGAAGCAGAAGAGGCAGCTCAGTCCGTTTTTCTAAGGCATGTGTTTCTGCAGGATAAAGACAAAAGGGAAGCCCAGCAGCCCGCGGCAACAAAGAAGAGAGCCCCCGCCAGGGAGGGACAGAAGCCAATAACAGACGAGATGGTGGATGCATCTCCTGACAAGAAAGTAAGGAAGACGAGACCTTTGGAAGTCACCAAAATGAGATCGTCGTCATTGAACAGTATCCAAGAAGAGTCTGTGTCTGCAGAGAGCGTAGAACAACTGAACAAGTAA
- the LOC141641556 gene encoding DNA topoisomerase 2-like — MAQNYVGSNNVNLLIPNGQFGTRYLGGKDGVKAKYARYMNTKLADVTRCIFPKEDDVLLDYLKENGLQIEPLWYLPIIPMVLVNGSQGIGTGSTTFIPNYNPRDIIANIRRLINNESLEPMDPWYKNFKGTIQRIVSRKKSGVTYTVTGTIDLVDGHVEGDDEDETDVKLLITELPIRKWTQDYHKFVETMEKDGFIKRFDNGCFNEAVEFTIVLSKRNYNLARQEGLVKKFKLTTSSKQYHIHPAFVPAPPYVRHQCCQYNCYHSFPCQAS, encoded by the exons ATGGCTCAGAATTATGTGGGCTCCAACAATGTCAATCTTTTGATTCCCAATGGACAGTTCGGCACTCGTTATCTG GGAGGAAAAGATGGTGTGAAAGCCAAATATGCCAGATATATGAACACCAAGCTTGCGGATGTCACAAGATGTATCTTCCCTAAGGAAGATGATGTACTCCTTGACTATTTGAAAGAAAACGGGTTACAAATAGAGCCTCTTTG GTACCTGCCAATAATCCCGATGGTTCTGGTgaatgggtctcaaggtataggAACTGGTTCGACTACTTTTATTCCCAATTACAATCCTAGGGACATTATTGCCAACATCAGGCGTTTAATCAACAATGAGTCCCTGGAGCCGATGGATCCTTGGTACAAGAATTTCAAAGGAACCATTCAGCGAATAGTATCAAGGAAAAAATCTGGTGTAACTTACACTGTCACTGGAACCATTGATCTAGTTGACGGCCATGTAGAgggagatgatgaagatgaaacGGATGTCAAACTGCTTATCACTGAGTTGCCAATACGAAAATGGACTCAAGATTACCACAAATTTGTAGAGACGATGGAAAAGGACGGTTTCATTAAG CGGTTTGATAATGGTTGCTTTAATGAAGCTGTCGAGTTTACCATCGTACTAAGCAAGAGAAACTACAATCTAGCCAGACAAGAGGGCTTGGTGAAGAAATTTAAGCTTACtacttc GTCGAAACAGTATCATATCCACCCTGCATTTGTTCCTGCACCACCATATGTTCGTCATCAGTGCTGCCAGTACAACTGCTATCACTCGTTTCCTTGCCAAGCTTCGTGA
- the LOC141641555 gene encoding protein FAR1-RELATED SEQUENCE 5-like has protein sequence MFRSYYYVVLIDSTYKTNEYRLPLVEMVGVTPVGKSFVIAYALVTHESEEKYLWVLRKLKALLNDAVQPNVIVTDYEGGLLNAIPIVFPDSSHLLCLWHIYSNVETKALDITGQDSWAKHVTCTLFQAVVEAETEDKFNVAWGKLAREWAGVAAYIERQWFPHLEKWAKYRTNKISHFGNTSTSRVESAHANLKIWLNSAKLAVDSIWIRFHSLMETQHVEIRHLLELSRTKRLTGIQRLFFRLSYKISKNAIIELREEFERGAKMTEDALMIDCGCVKATTLGLLCACSLHRIARNGSRVPVDVFRSIWLCYDVQLGDMLYFCI, from the coding sequence ATGTTTCGATCATACTATTATGTGGTACTGATCGATTCCACGTACAAGACAAATGAataccgtcttccgcttgttgaGATGGTTGGAGTCACACCCGTCGGGAAGAGCTTTGTCATCGCGTATGCTCTTGTGACGCATGAGTCCGAGGAGAAATATTTGTGGGTCCTACGGAAACTGAAGGCCCTGCTCAATGATGCCGTTCAACCTAATGTTATTGTTACTGATTACGAGGGAGGTTTGTTGAACGCGATCCCCATTGTTTTTCCCGATTCGTCTCACTTGCTATGTCTTTGGCATATATATTCTAACGTGGAGACGAAAGCACTTGATATCACGGGTCAGGATAGTTGGGCTAAGCACGTAACTTGTACTTTGTTTCAAGCGGTTGTCGAGGCGGAGACCGAAGATAAGTTTAATGTTGCGTGGGGCAAATTGGCAAGGGAATGGGCGGGAGTGGCGGCTTATATtgagaggcaatggttcccgcactTGGAAAAATGGGCCAAGTATAGAACGAACAAGATAAGTCATTTTGGGAATACTTCTACATCCCGGGTTGAGTCGGCTCATGCGAATTTGAAGATATGGCTGAATAGCGCGAAACTGGCAGTTGATAGCATCTGGATTCGGTTTCATTCTTTGATGGAAACGCAACATGTTGAGATCCGACACTTGTTGGAGTTATCTAGAACGAAGCGGTTGACGGGGATTCAGAGATTATTTTTCAGACTTTCCTATAAAATATCAAAGAATGCCATCATTGAATTGCGTGAAGAATTCGAAAGGGGTGCCAAGATGACGGAAGATGCCTTGATGATCGATTGCGGTTGTGTAAAGGCTACTACACTTGGTTTGTTATGTGCTTGTTCACTTCATCGCATTGCTAGAAACGGATCTCGGGTTCCTGTTGATGTGTTTCGATCTATATGGTTATGCTACGATGTACAATTGGGTGATATGTTGTATTTCTGCATTTGA